One Manihot esculenta cultivar AM560-2 chromosome 18, M.esculenta_v8, whole genome shotgun sequence genomic window carries:
- the LOC122722510 gene encoding uncharacterized protein LOC122722510 — MLQRGVRRRIGDGKQVFVVNCPWIPRDIGFMPLDEAMFVPEAMRVCDLFVEGELRWDVEKLMNIFSVADMRAILTIPLPLFSKPDKLIWHLHKKGVYSVKSAYFCALELSGRTGVLGYNDGWNRLWSLDVPPKVWDFLWRTCRGVLPTRDILLRRGIHVPAACLFCDHDESISHVFLHCPMAVELWRLAGFSTAVDFSIFMDFFIHIYNTFGRERTARMAIHAWKLWHARNERLWVNKVLSPSEVHHAASSYFNDYVASLVSRPRTLSHPSVPRVLPLVEATTLEVDWIAFIDCAVFASADLFGFAAVFEDLEGFFSIAISGFYEGGGQPVIAEALALRQCLSYARDCFLQAGCIFTDNQSLALAIRSPLDDFSEFGLVVSDCKDIMRSHVCWVRRSENRTAHLLARESIRHGRFKIWIDIPDCLLDYYSTR; from the coding sequence ATGTTGCAACGTGGGGTAAGGCGGCGAATTGGCGATGGTAAGCAGGTTTTTGTTGTTAATTGCCCTTGGATTCCTCGGGATATTGGTTTTATGCCTTTAGATGAGGCGATGTTTGTTCCTGAAGCCATGAGagtatgtgatttgtttgttgaAGGTGAGCTGCGTTGGGATGTAGAGAAGCTAATGAATATTTTTAGTGTTGCTGATATGAGAGCTATTCTTACTATTCCATTGCCTCTATTCTCAAAACCGGATAAATTAATTTGGCACTTGCATAAGAAGGGTGTGTACTCAGTTAAATCTGCCTATTTTTGTGCCTTAGAATTGTCAGGTAGGACCGGTGTGCTGGGTTATAATGATGGGTGGAATCGTCTTTGGTCTCTTGATGTTCCTCCCAAAGTTTGGGATTTTCTTTGGCGTACTTGTCGTGGAGTGCTTCCTACTCGGGATATTCTTTTGAGGCGTGGGATACATGTACCTGCTGCATGTCTTTTTTGTGATCATGATGAATCTATTTCACATGTTTTTTTGCATTGTCCAATGGCTGTTGAGTTATGGAGACTTGCTGGTTTTTCTACTGCTGTTGATTTTTCTATATTCATGGATTtctttattcatatttataatactTTTGGCAGAGAAAGGACTGCACGTATGGCTATACATGCATGGAAGTTATGGCATGCCAGGAATGAAAGATTGtgggtcaataaagttttgtcaCCCAGTGAGGTTCATCATGCTGCTAGTTCCTATTTTAATGATTATGTGGCTTCACTTGTGTCTCGACCAAGGACGTTATCCCACCCATCTGTTCCTCGTGTGCTCCCATTGGTTGAGGCTACCACTCTTGAAGTTGATTGGATTGCATTCATTGATTGTGCAGTCTTTGCTAGTGCTGATTTGTTCGGTTTTGCAGCAGTATTTGAGGACTTGGAAGGCTTCTTTTCCATTGCAATTTCGGGTTTCTATGAGGGGGGTGGGCAACCTGTTATTGCTGAAGCTTTGGCCTTGCGTCAATGTTTATCTTATGCTAGAGATTGTTTTCTTCAGGCGGGTTGTATTTTTAcggataaccaatccttagccttGGCTATTCGCTCTCCTCTGGATGACTTTTCAGAATTTGGATTAGTTGTTTCTGATTGCAAAGATATTATGCGGTCTCATGTTTGTTGGGTACGGCGTTCAGAAAATAGAACCGCCCATTTATTAGCTAGAGAATCTATTCGTCATGGTAGATTCAAGATTTGGATTGACATTCCTGATTGTCTCTTGGATTATTATTCTACAAGATAA